A section of the Campylobacter porcelli genome encodes:
- a CDS encoding ATP-dependent Clp protease ATP-binding subunit, with amino-acid sequence MANIFNELTSMSQDLIDSAISLAIGNKNPQVVPLHMLWALSADSNSVLNQILNKANVSKDALVLDIKSNADKLPQSSNVSKNNIQISNELVDSLERAKSVMIGLGDKFIAVDSWIIGNLDSEPIKGILSKYLDLLEIKKELELMRGGKSIDTQTADENLDSLNKFGIDLTKKAASGELDPVIGRDEEITRMMQILIRKTKNNPILLGEPGVGKTAIVEGLAQLIVKKAVPTTLANKRVIALDMSALIAGAKYRGEFEDRLKAIIDEVKKAGNIILFIDEIHTIVGAGASEGSMDAANILKPALARGELHTVGATTLKEYRKYFEKDAALQRRFQPVNVAEPSVNEALQILRGIKDRLEVHHNVNITDSALVAAAKLSHRYISGRFLPDKAIDLIDEAAAELKMQIESEPFELAKSKREIETLVVEKEALKMEGEDKNRDRLNEIEKEVANLNEKKSNLEAKFKNEKAVFNGISEAKKQIETLKNEAELAKRNNAYEKAAEIEYGKIPEASAKIKDLEAKWEEMKKGGVLLKNEVDEDMVAGILSKWTGIPAGKMLTNEKERYLNIESHLKDSVIGQDEALHALSRAIKRNKAGLSSQNRPIGSFLFLGPTGVGKTESAKALAKFLFDDEKAMIRFDMSEYMEKHAVSRLLGAPPGYVGFEEGGQLTEAVRRKPYSVILFDEVEKAHKDVFNILLGILDDGRATDSKGVTVDFKNTIIILTSNIGSSAIMDLSGKERDEAVKLALKEYFKPEFLNRLDDCIIFNPLGEGELGQIVKIMFKELESKLLARGIKSELSDKAINLISQAGFDPVYGARPLRRALYELVEDRVADMILKDEIISGDSIVIDANDSQIVITKG; translated from the coding sequence ATGGCAAATATATTTAATGAATTAACATCAATGAGCCAAGATTTAATAGATAGTGCTATATCTTTAGCCATTGGAAATAAAAATCCACAAGTTGTCCCTTTGCATATGCTTTGGGCTTTGAGTGCTGATAGTAACTCAGTATTAAATCAAATTCTAAATAAAGCAAATGTAAGCAAAGATGCCTTGGTGCTAGATATAAAAAGCAACGCTGATAAATTACCGCAAAGCTCAAATGTCTCAAAAAATAATATTCAAATTTCAAATGAATTAGTAGATAGCTTAGAGCGTGCTAAATCTGTAATGATCGGCTTAGGGGATAAATTTATAGCAGTTGATAGCTGGATAATTGGAAATTTAGATAGTGAGCCTATAAAGGGGATTTTATCAAAATATTTAGATTTGCTTGAGATCAAAAAAGAGTTAGAGCTAATGCGTGGGGGTAAGAGTATTGATACCCAAACTGCTGATGAAAATCTAGACTCTTTAAATAAATTTGGGATTGATCTAACCAAAAAGGCCGCTAGCGGTGAGCTTGATCCAGTCATCGGCAGAGATGAAGAGATCACTAGAATGATGCAAATTCTAATTAGAAAGACTAAGAATAATCCAATATTATTAGGTGAGCCAGGAGTTGGTAAAACCGCAATTGTAGAGGGCTTGGCTCAACTAATTGTAAAAAAAGCAGTCCCTACAACTTTAGCAAATAAAAGAGTAATTGCTCTTGATATGAGTGCTTTAATCGCTGGGGCAAAATATAGAGGGGAGTTTGAAGATAGATTAAAAGCTATAATTGATGAAGTTAAAAAGGCTGGAAATATAATATTATTTATAGATGAAATTCACACTATTGTAGGGGCTGGAGCTAGTGAGGGCTCTATGGATGCAGCAAATATACTAAAACCAGCCCTAGCTCGTGGAGAGTTACACACAGTAGGGGCTACAACGCTAAAAGAGTATAGAAAATATTTTGAAAAAGATGCCGCATTACAACGCAGATTTCAGCCTGTAAATGTCGCTGAGCCTAGCGTAAATGAGGCCTTGCAAATACTTCGTGGGATAAAAGATAGGCTAGAAGTTCATCACAATGTAAATATCACAGATAGCGCTCTTGTAGCAGCTGCTAAGCTAAGCCATAGATATATCAGCGGTAGATTTTTGCCTGATAAAGCTATAGATTTGATTGATGAAGCAGCGGCTGAATTAAAAATGCAAATTGAGAGTGAGCCATTTGAACTAGCTAAATCTAAAAGAGAGATTGAGACTTTAGTGGTTGAAAAAGAGGCTTTAAAGATGGAGGGTGAAGATAAAAATAGAGATAGATTAAATGAGATTGAAAAAGAAGTTGCAAATTTAAATGAGAAAAAATCAAATTTAGAGGCTAAATTTAAAAATGAAAAAGCGGTATTTAATGGTATAAGTGAGGCTAAAAAACAGATAGAAACTCTCAAAAATGAAGCTGAATTAGCAAAGAGAAATAACGCTTATGAAAAGGCCGCTGAGATAGAGTATGGCAAAATTCCAGAAGCAAGTGCTAAGATAAAGGATTTAGAGGCCAAATGGGAAGAGATGAAAAAGGGTGGAGTGCTACTTAAAAATGAGGTTGATGAGGATATGGTAGCTGGAATTTTAAGCAAATGGACTGGAATTCCAGCTGGAAAAATGCTTACAAATGAAAAAGAGAGGTATCTTAATATAGAATCCCATCTTAAAGATAGCGTAATAGGTCAAGATGAAGCCTTACACGCACTATCTAGAGCTATTAAGCGAAATAAAGCTGGTCTTAGTAGTCAAAATCGCCCAATCGGTAGCTTTTTATTCCTTGGGCCTACTGGGGTTGGTAAGACTGAGAGTGCTAAGGCGTTGGCAAAATTTCTCTTTGATGATGAAAAGGCGATGATAAGATTTGATATGAGCGAATATATGGAGAAGCACGCCGTTAGCAGACTTCTTGGTGCGCCTCCTGGTTATGTGGGATTTGAAGAGGGCGGACAGCTTACTGAAGCAGTTAGGCGTAAGCCATATAGCGTGATTTTGTTTGATGAAGTAGAGAAGGCTCATAAAGATGTGTTTAATATCTTACTTGGAATTTTAGATGATGGCAGGGCGACTGATAGTAAGGGTGTTACTGTAGATTTTAAAAATACAATCATTATTTTAACTAGCAATATTGGCTCATCAGCGATTATGGATCTAAGCGGTAAAGAGAGAGATGAAGCGGTTAAACTAGCTTTAAAAGAGTATTTTAAGCCTGAATTTTTAAATAGATTAGATGATTGTATTATATTTAATCCGCTTGGTGAAGGGGAGTTGGGTCAGATTGTAAAAATAATGTTTAAAGAGCTAGAGAGCAAGCTTTTGGCTCGTGGGATAAAATCAGAGCTTAGCGATAAAGCTATAAATTTAATTTCACAAGCCGGATTTGACCCTGTATATGGTGCTAGACCACTTCGCAGAGCCCTATATGAGCTAGTAGAAGATAGGGTGGCTGATATGATTTTAAAAGATGAAATCATAAGCGGCGATAGCATAGTTATAGATGCTAATGATAGTCAAATTGTGATAACGAAGGGTTGA
- the purS gene encoding phosphoribosylformylglycinamidine synthase subunit PurS, translated as MKVTINVYLKNGVLDPAGKATKHALQSLGFNSVNDVRIGKQIILNLNENTTDEEIKNMCEELLANTVIEDYEIVKG; from the coding sequence ATGAAAGTAACTATAAATGTATATTTAAAAAATGGGGTCTTAGACCCAGCTGGTAAGGCTACAAAACATGCTCTACAAAGCCTTGGTTTTAATAGCGTAAATGATGTCCGAATAGGCAAACAAATTATCTTAAATTTAAATGAGAATACCACAGATGAAGAGATAAAAAATATGTGCGAGGAGCTACTAGCAAATACGGTTATAGAAGATTATGAGATAGTAAAAGGCTAA
- a CDS encoding YggS family pyridoxal phosphate-dependent enzyme: MSLDTILKQINGKARLIAVSKNVTENEVITLYNQGAREFGENRVQELKRKSEILSNLDIKWHFIGRLQSNKINQLISLHPALWQSCDSLEIALEVDKRLNYKLDTLLQINSAKEETKQGVDPKNAIEVYKEIKDRCMNLNLIGVMSIGANSDDEKEIKQSFEITKEIFEKLKPQGAIICSMGMSGDFNLAIECGSNMVRLGTILYS; the protein is encoded by the coding sequence ATGAGTTTAGATACTATTTTAAAGCAGATTAATGGCAAGGCAAGATTAATTGCTGTAAGCAAAAATGTAACAGAAAATGAGGTAATAACACTATATAATCAAGGTGCTAGAGAATTTGGCGAAAATAGAGTCCAAGAGCTAAAAAGAAAAAGCGAAATTCTATCAAATTTGGATATTAAATGGCACTTTATAGGTCGCTTACAAAGTAATAAAATAAATCAACTCATATCACTTCACCCAGCTTTATGGCAAAGTTGCGATAGCTTAGAGATAGCACTTGAGGTGGATAAAAGGCTAAATTATAAGCTTGATACCCTACTTCAGATAAACTCTGCCAAAGAAGAAACCAAACAAGGCGTTGATCCTAAAAATGCTATAGAAGTTTATAAAGAGATTAAAGATAGATGTATGAATTTAAATTTAATCGGGGTGATGAGTATAGGTGCTAATAGCGATGATGAAAAAGAGATTAAACAGAGTTTTGAAATCACTAAAGAGATATTTGAAAAGCTAAAACCACAAGGAGCGATAATATGCTCAATGGGAATGAGTGGGGATTTTAATCTAGCTATAGAGTGTGGCTCAAATATGGTAAGACTTGGGACAATTTTATATAGCTAA
- a CDS encoding ferritin-like domain-containing protein, translating to MRFFDEIWECMNCSNLEQKFDKFNQIYRNFQSDDINFNSDILPLKEPSYAKFCNVKSMKDIKQNRTNEAFLHSIAHIEYSAIDIALDSCYRFRNLPMEYYNDWLEVASDEIRHFNMIVQKMDILGVKYGDYAVHDGLFIALLKTQDSLINRMAILPRYMEANGLDANLFMMQKLNLNGDKDGILDILRVIHQEEISHVSKGDKWFKFACEANGVDPNSWIDIVRECYPRAFEAKRALDIEHRLLAGFSKDELDRIQKFQERV from the coding sequence ATGAGATTTTTTGATGAAATTTGGGAGTGTATGAACTGCTCTAATTTGGAGCAAAAATTTGATAAATTCAATCAAATTTATAGGAATTTTCAAAGCGATGATATTAATTTCAACAGCGATATTTTGCCACTAAAAGAGCCTAGCTATGCTAAATTTTGTAATGTCAAATCCATGAAAGATATAAAGCAAAACCGCACAAATGAAGCGTTTTTACACTCTATAGCTCATATTGAGTATAGTGCGATTGATATTGCCTTAGATTCGTGCTATAGATTTAGAAATTTGCCTATGGAGTATTATAATGATTGGCTAGAAGTAGCAAGCGATGAGATAAGGCACTTTAATATGATAGTGCAAAAAATGGATATTTTAGGTGTAAAATATGGCGATTATGCCGTCCATGATGGGCTATTTATCGCTTTATTAAAAACCCAAGATTCACTCATAAATCGTATGGCGATTTTGCCTAGATATATGGAGGCAAATGGCCTTGATGCTAATCTATTTATGATGCAAAAGCTAAATTTAAATGGCGATAAAGATGGGATTTTAGATATATTAAGAGTGATTCATCAAGAGGAGATTAGCCATGTTAGCAAGGGTGATAAGTGGTTTAAATTTGCTTGTGAGGCTAATGGGGTTGATCCAAATTCGTGGATTGATATAGTGCGAGAGTGCTATCCAAGGGCATTTGAAGCCAAAAGAGCATTAGATATAGAGCATAGATTATTAGCAGGATTTAGCAAAGATGAGCTTGATAGAATTCAAAAATTTCAGGAGAGAGTATGA
- the purQ gene encoding phosphoribosylformylglycinamidine synthase I has product MRVAIINFPGTNCERDTKYAFDLLGFNSEIIWHKDRDFKADLIVLPGGFSYGDYLRTAAIAKFSPAMQTVIEHANSGGLLLGICNGFQMLLELGLLPGAMRRNENMSFISKFNHLKVVSNNNKFLSNFNNSDIINIPLAHGEGNYYADDDTIKSLYDDDCVLLKYCDKDGNEINLNGSVDNIAGICNKNKNIFGLMPHPERAVESILGSTDGAKMLKGFLC; this is encoded by the coding sequence ATGAGAGTAGCTATCATAAATTTCCCTGGGACAAACTGCGAAAGGGATACTAAATACGCTTTTGATTTGCTAGGATTTAACTCAGAGATAATCTGGCATAAAGATAGGGATTTTAAGGCTGATTTGATAGTATTGCCTGGTGGATTTAGCTATGGAGATTACCTAAGAACAGCAGCAATTGCTAAATTTAGCCCAGCTATGCAAACAGTTATAGAGCACGCCAATAGCGGTGGATTGCTACTTGGGATTTGTAATGGATTTCAAATGCTTTTAGAGCTTGGCTTACTTCCTGGGGCTATGAGACGAAATGAAAATATGAGTTTTATTAGCAAATTTAACCATCTAAAAGTAGTATCAAATAATAATAAATTTCTATCAAATTTCAATAACTCCGATATAATCAATATCCCACTAGCTCACGGAGAGGGCAACTACTACGCTGATGATGATACTATAAAATCACTATATGATGATGATTGTGTATTACTAAAATATTGCGATAAAGATGGAAATGAGATAAATCTAAATGGCTCAGTGGATAATATTGCTGGAATTTGTAATAAAAATAAAAATATATTTGGCCTTATGCCTCACCCAGAAAGAGCTGTAGAGAGCATATTAGGCAGCACAGATGGCGCTAAAATGCTTAAAGGATTTCTTTGTTAA
- the rpe gene encoding ribulose-phosphate 3-epimerase: MYVAPSILSADFGKLAQEVKDVCEAGADLIHIDVMDGHFVPNLTIGPLVVDAVAKASTKPLDIHLMVENVPFFVDLFLPLKPKFISFHIEEEKHPLRLIDHIRQHGVSPAIVLNPHTQISSLEYIINEIDMVLLMSVNPGFGGQKFISSVLSKVVQLRELIEAKNAKCMIEVDGGVNGLNISDLDNAGVDIAVAGSFIFGSNDYAGAIRALKI; the protein is encoded by the coding sequence ATGTATGTAGCCCCAAGTATTTTATCAGCTGATTTTGGTAAGTTAGCCCAAGAGGTAAAAGATGTCTGTGAGGCTGGGGCTGATTTAATACACATAGATGTTATGGATGGGCATTTTGTGCCGAATTTGACAATTGGCCCACTCGTTGTAGATGCGGTGGCTAAGGCATCTACAAAGCCACTTGATATTCATTTGATGGTTGAGAATGTGCCGTTTTTTGTGGATCTATTTTTGCCATTAAAGCCTAAATTTATCAGCTTTCATATAGAAGAAGAGAAGCACCCATTAAGGCTAATTGATCATATCCGTCAGCACGGCGTAAGCCCAGCTATAGTACTAAATCCACACACGCAAATAAGCTCTTTGGAGTATATAATAAATGAGATTGATATGGTGCTTTTAATGAGTGTAAATCCTGGATTTGGCGGACAGAAATTTATCTCTTCAGTTTTATCTAAAGTTGTGCAATTAAGAGAGTTGATAGAAGCAAAAAATGCTAAATGTATGATAGAAGTTGATGGTGGAGTAAATGGTCTAAATATCTCAGATTTAGATAATGCTGGCGTGGATATTGCGGTGGCTGGAAGCTTTATTTTTGGTAGTAATGACTATGCTGGGGCGATTAGGGCGTTAAAAATTTAG
- the rseP gene encoding RIP metalloprotease RseP, with amino-acid sequence MRSLIFVSMLLIASFWYWGLHFGVTILALSFLIFFHELGHFLAAKYFGVFVKTFSIGFGEKIYSKKFGDTTYCLSAIPLGGYVQLKGQDDINPKDKNYDSDSYNTLSPLKRIIILFAGPFFNILLAFILYIALGFIGVERLAPVVGTILPNSAALSANIETNDRILAINGVKIEEWDEIKKHISTEPTNILIKRGDNNINITLTPQIGQSKNIFGETINTPLIGITPSGETTTIYNSGFNSIKFAYDETIKASTLIYKGLEKLITGVVPVNQMGGIVAMADITTKASQISISVLLIIVALISVNLGILNLLPLPVLDGGHIVFNLYEMIFKKAVNERVFVTLSYASMALLFTLMAFTIINDIVRLAGE; translated from the coding sequence TTGAGAAGTTTAATATTTGTTTCAATGCTTTTAATAGCTAGTTTTTGGTATTGGGGATTGCACTTTGGAGTAACTATCTTAGCACTATCATTTCTTATATTTTTTCACGAGCTTGGGCACTTCTTGGCTGCTAAATATTTTGGAGTTTTTGTCAAGACATTTAGCATAGGATTTGGGGAGAAAATTTATAGCAAAAAATTTGGCGATACCACATACTGCCTAAGCGCCATTCCGCTTGGAGGATATGTCCAATTAAAAGGGCAAGATGATATAAATCCAAAGGATAAAAATTACGATAGTGATAGCTATAACACACTAAGCCCATTAAAAAGAATTATAATCTTATTTGCTGGGCCATTTTTTAATATATTATTAGCTTTTATCTTATATATAGCACTTGGATTTATCGGGGTTGAGAGATTAGCACCAGTTGTTGGCACTATATTGCCAAATTCAGCCGCACTAAGTGCTAATATAGAGACAAATGATAGAATTCTAGCTATAAATGGGGTTAAAATTGAGGAGTGGGATGAGATAAAAAAACATATATCAACAGAGCCTACAAATATACTTATCAAGCGTGGAGATAATAATATCAATATAACGCTAACTCCACAAATTGGCCAAAGTAAAAATATATTTGGCGAGACCATAAACACCCCACTAATTGGCATTACTCCAAGTGGAGAAACTACAACTATATATAATTCTGGCTTTAATAGCATTAAATTTGCATATGATGAGACAATTAAAGCATCAACGCTAATATATAAAGGGCTAGAAAAGTTAATAACAGGAGTAGTCCCAGTAAATCAGATGGGCGGGATTGTCGCTATGGCTGATATCACTACTAAGGCTAGTCAAATCAGCATATCTGTGCTTTTAATAATCGTTGCTTTAATATCAGTGAATTTGGGTATATTAAATTTACTTCCACTTCCAGTGCTTGATGGCGGCCATATAGTGTTTAATCTTTATGAGATGATATTTAAAAAAGCGGTAAATGAGCGTGTTTTTGTAACTCTTAGCTATGCTTCTATGGCGTTGCTCTTTACCTTAATGGCATTTACCATAATCAATGATATAGTTAGATTAGCAGGAGAGTAG
- the purC gene encoding phosphoribosylaminoimidazolesuccinocarboxamide synthase: MEKLELLYEGKGKKMWSVKGSDELLIAEFKDDLTAFNAEKRGNEEGKGALNNKISAAIFKLLKENGIETALIESISQTEQLVKKCSIIPLEVVVRNIATGSLSKRLGIKEATVLPFTLVEFYYKDDALGDPLINDEHAILLDIVKSEQDLVTLRHLGRQINSILVPFFASKGLKLVDFKVEFGVDKDGNILLADEISPDSCRFWDANTGEKMDKDRFRQDLGSVKVAYEEVLRRILS; encoded by the coding sequence ATGGAAAAATTAGAGTTGCTTTACGAAGGTAAAGGTAAAAAAATGTGGTCGGTCAAAGGTAGTGATGAGCTATTAATCGCTGAATTTAAAGATGATTTAACAGCATTTAACGCTGAAAAAAGAGGCAACGAAGAGGGAAAAGGTGCTTTGAATAATAAAATTTCCGCCGCTATATTTAAACTTTTAAAAGAAAATGGCATAGAAACTGCCTTAATAGAAAGCATTAGCCAAACTGAGCAACTAGTCAAAAAATGCTCAATTATCCCTTTAGAAGTGGTAGTTAGAAATATCGCTACAGGAAGTTTAAGCAAGAGATTGGGTATTAAAGAGGCTACCGTTTTACCTTTTACTTTGGTTGAGTTTTACTATAAAGATGACGCTTTAGGCGATCCGCTAATCAATGATGAACACGCTATTTTATTAGATATTGTAAAGAGCGAACAAGATTTAGTAACTCTGCGTCATCTTGGAAGACAAATCAACTCAATATTAGTGCCATTTTTTGCTTCAAAAGGGCTAAAACTTGTTGATTTTAAGGTTGAATTTGGTGTTGATAAAGATGGAAATATTTTATTAGCTGATGAAATTAGCCCTGATAGCTGTAGATTTTGGGATGCAAATACAGGCGAAAAGATGGATAAAGATAGATTTCGTCAAGATCTAGGTAGTGTAAAAGTAGCCTATGAAGAGGTTTTGCGTAGGATATTATCATAA
- a CDS encoding S41 family peptidase: MKSSRILQLTGFISVIAASAIALNAQTTQDSRVEALAKLTKTIAIVEKHYVDDINFTQIIDKTISGLLTNLDAHSGYLDEKAFKDMLIQTKGEFGGLGITVGIKDGALTVIAPIDDTPAYKAGIKSGDVILRINGESTINTTIDEAVNKMRGKPNTPVDITIVRQGEKKPFDLKIVRDIITVESVQAKMIEDENILYLRVTNFDQHVTKKTREFIKKYPKAKGIILDLRNNPGGLLNQAVGLTNLFVESGVIVSQKGRDKNEDEIHSAQKGNFITNAPLAVLINGGSASASEIVSGALQDLKRAVVIGENSFGKGSVQVIMPVDQKEALRLTVARYYLPSGRTIQAVGVTPDIVVYPGKVPNEESGFNIKEADLKQHLESELNKIEPKNKKKDKDDKNTITQKQIYDDIQLKTAIDSIKVLNIK; encoded by the coding sequence TTGAAAAGTAGTAGAATTTTACAATTAACTGGTTTTATAAGCGTTATAGCCGCTAGTGCCATTGCCCTAAATGCCCAAACAACGCAAGATAGCAGAGTAGAAGCCCTTGCGAAGCTGACAAAAACTATAGCCATAGTAGAAAAGCACTATGTAGATGATATAAATTTCACTCAAATAATTGATAAAACCATATCTGGACTCTTAACAAATCTAGATGCTCACTCTGGATATTTAGATGAAAAAGCCTTTAAAGATATGTTAATCCAAACTAAAGGCGAATTTGGCGGTCTTGGCATAACTGTCGGGATAAAAGATGGAGCTTTAACCGTTATAGCCCCAATCGATGATACTCCAGCTTATAAAGCTGGGATTAAATCAGGTGATGTGATATTAAGGATAAACGGCGAATCAACTATAAACACTACTATTGATGAAGCTGTAAATAAGATGAGAGGCAAACCAAATACCCCAGTAGATATAACCATAGTAAGACAAGGGGAGAAAAAGCCATTTGATCTAAAAATAGTAAGGGATATAATCACCGTAGAATCAGTCCAAGCTAAGATGATCGAAGATGAGAATATCCTATATTTAAGAGTTACAAATTTCGATCAACATGTAACCAAAAAAACTAGAGAATTTATCAAAAAATATCCAAAAGCCAAAGGCATAATCCTAGATTTAAGAAATAATCCAGGCGGATTATTAAACCAAGCTGTTGGGCTTACAAATTTATTTGTTGAAAGTGGCGTTATAGTATCTCAAAAAGGTAGAGATAAAAATGAAGATGAGATCCACTCAGCACAAAAAGGCAACTTCATTACAAACGCACCATTAGCAGTGCTTATAAATGGCGGAAGTGCTAGTGCTAGTGAGATAGTAAGCGGAGCCTTACAAGATTTAAAAAGAGCCGTGGTAATCGGAGAAAATAGCTTTGGTAAAGGGAGCGTTCAAGTAATTATGCCAGTTGATCAAAAAGAGGCTTTAAGATTAACTGTAGCAAGATACTATCTCCCAAGCGGTAGAACTATCCAAGCAGTAGGAGTAACACCAGATATTGTCGTATATCCTGGCAAAGTGCCAAACGAAGAGAGTGGATTTAATATAAAAGAGGCTGATTTAAAGCAACATTTAGAGAGTGAGTTAAACAAAATCGAACCAAAAAATAAGAAAAAAGATAAAGATGATAAAAATACAATAACCCAAAAGCAAATTTATGATGATATTCAGCTAAAAACAGCTATTGACTCTATAAAAGTATTAAATATCAAATAA
- a CDS encoding rhomboid family intramembrane serine protease gives MNTGKLQFTAAIIALNCVVYFLEYFVYNPYEFGIIFGLNELFFAGAYWQIITSMFIHGSFMHILMNMIVLYQFGMLLESYLGWIKFGILYIFGGIITGFLSLFYLFIQNVNLVGASGAISVLLGFLACIDKFNRKGLIIVILLVSFAPLLTGISVAWYAHLIGFGVGYLAGFLRVFR, from the coding sequence ATTAATACAGGGAAATTACAATTTACAGCAGCGATAATAGCGTTAAATTGCGTGGTATATTTTTTAGAGTATTTTGTCTATAATCCTTATGAATTTGGGATAATTTTTGGGCTTAATGAGCTATTTTTTGCTGGGGCTTATTGGCAGATTATTACTTCTATGTTTATCCATGGCTCTTTTATGCATATTTTGATGAATATGATAGTGCTTTATCAGTTTGGAATGCTACTAGAGAGCTATTTGGGGTGGATTAAATTTGGTATTTTATATATATTTGGCGGGATTATAACTGGATTTTTAAGCCTTTTTTATCTATTTATACAAAATGTAAATTTAGTCGGTGCTAGTGGGGCTATATCGGTGCTACTTGGATTTTTAGCTTGTATTGATAAATTTAATCGCAAAGGGCTTATAATCGTTATATTGTTAGTTAGTTTTGCACCGCTTTTAACGGGGATTAGTGTGGCTTGGTATGCACATTTAATAGGATTTGGCGTGGGGTATTTGGCTGGATTTTTAAGGGTATTTAGATGA
- a CDS encoding 3'-5' exonuclease, with product MKDKLDNFINLLAKTNLNYYDFLQKAGEIKELTDIIEPRNLADWRLLGLELERLDNGKIAMPTRFRDLNEQVFCIVDIETSGGINSGQIIEIGAVKIQGGKEIGRFETLVWASEIPQNISELTGIYQFDLINAPRLANALESFRLFLADSVFVAHNVKFDYDFISISLTRLGFGMLLNRKICTIDLARRTIESNRYGLGTLKQILGIDNAHHRALNDAIAACEIFKECIKRLPWHIQSVEDLILFSKTAKVLRIPNIVEQVNLSKQV from the coding sequence TTGAAAGATAAATTAGATAATTTTATAAATTTATTAGCGAAAACTAATCTAAATTATTATGATTTTTTGCAAAAAGCAGGTGAGATAAAAGAGCTTACTGATATTATAGAGCCAAGGAATTTAGCTGATTGGCGACTTTTAGGTCTTGAGCTAGAGCGTTTAGATAATGGTAAAATAGCTATGCCAACTAGATTTAGAGATCTTAATGAGCAGGTTTTTTGTATCGTTGATATAGAGACAAGTGGCGGGATAAATAGCGGTCAAATCATCGAGATTGGTGCGGTTAAAATACAAGGTGGTAAGGAGATTGGTAGGTTTGAAACCCTAGTTTGGGCTAGCGAAATTCCGCAAAATATTAGCGAACTAACTGGAATTTATCAATTTGATTTAATAAACGCACCAAGATTAGCAAATGCACTTGAGAGCTTTAGGCTATTTTTAGCTGATTCTGTATTTGTAGCTCATAATGTTAAATTTGATTATGATTTTATAAGCATTAGCCTTACAAGGCTTGGATTTGGAATGCTATTAAATCGTAAAATTTGCACCATTGACCTAGCTAGAAGAACGATAGAATCAAATAGATATGGATTAGGAACGCTTAAGCAAATCTTAGGTATAGATAATGCTCATCATAGAGCTTTAAATGATGCGATTGCTGCGTGTGAGATATTTAAAGAGTGTATAAAGAGATTACCATGGCATATACAAAGCGTAGAAGATCTCATACTATTTAGCAAAACAGCAAAGGTTTTACGAATTCCAAATATAGTAGAACAAGTAAATTTATCTAAGCAAGTTTAA